A region from the Janthinobacterium agaricidamnosum genome encodes:
- a CDS encoding beta/gamma crystallin-related protein: MTGPFKHTLACAATLLLSLGAHAAAHAGDITLFEDVDLRGRAVNLRETTDDLSRFGFNDKVSSILVRSGTWDVCTDAGFRGNCRTLGPGEYRSMPGMNDAISSVRESGRGDGNNPGRPGRDPDRGHGGYGRGGTLEVYSGAGQNGGSARLNRDTDDFVNIGFNDRTTSIVVYNGYWQLCSDSNYNGVCRIFGPGRHDDLGRGLDGRVSSARMVDEREARRQQQYDNQYQRPQYDQPQYPQYQQPQYQQRGAVLLFPEAGMRGEPLALDRNAEDLVRYNFNDRASSIVVNEGQWEVCSDSNFHGRCEVIGPGEYGRLNSMENQISSLRRVR; the protein is encoded by the coding sequence ATGACGGGCCCTTTCAAACACACGCTGGCATGCGCGGCGACCTTGCTGCTCTCGCTGGGGGCCCATGCGGCCGCCCATGCAGGCGATATCACCTTGTTCGAAGACGTTGATCTGCGTGGCCGCGCAGTGAACCTGCGCGAGACGACGGACGATTTGTCGCGCTTTGGGTTCAACGACAAGGTGTCGAGCATCCTGGTGCGTTCGGGCACGTGGGATGTGTGTACCGATGCCGGTTTTCGCGGCAATTGCCGTACCCTGGGACCGGGCGAATACCGTTCGATGCCGGGCATGAACGACGCCATCAGTTCGGTACGCGAGTCGGGGCGCGGCGATGGCAACAATCCGGGACGCCCGGGACGCGATCCCGACCGGGGCCATGGCGGCTATGGCCGTGGCGGCACCCTGGAAGTGTATTCGGGCGCGGGCCAGAATGGCGGCTCGGCGCGCCTGAACCGCGACACGGACGATTTCGTCAATATCGGTTTCAACGACCGCACCACCAGCATCGTCGTCTATAACGGTTACTGGCAGCTGTGCAGCGATTCGAACTACAACGGCGTGTGCCGCATCTTCGGCCCTGGCCGCCATGACGACCTGGGACGCGGCCTCGATGGACGCGTCTCGTCGGCGCGCATGGTTGACGAGCGCGAGGCGCGCCGCCAGCAGCAGTACGATAATCAGTACCAGCGGCCGCAGTACGACCAGCCCCAGTATCCGCAATACCAGCAGCCGCAGTACCAGCAGCGCGGCGCCGTCCTGCTGTTCCCCGAAGCGGGCATGCGCGGCGAACCGCTGGCGCTGGACCGCAATGCGGAAGACCTGGTGCGCTACAACTTCAACGACCGCGCCTCGTCCATCGTCGTCAACGAGGGCCAGTGGGAAGTGTGCAGCGATTCGAACTTCCATGGCCGCTGCGAAGTGATCGGGCCGGGCGAATATGGCCGCCTGAACAGCATGGAAAACCAGATTTCCTCGCTGCGTCGCGTACGCTGA